A DNA window from Pseudomonas wuhanensis contains the following coding sequences:
- a CDS encoding MarR family transcriptional regulator codes for MPLTDQHRFGMQLAQMSRGWRAELDRRLAGLGLSQARWLVLLHLARFENAPTQRELAQSVGVEGPTLARLLDSLESQGLVQRQSVLEDRRAKKIVLCAPARPLIEQIETIATQLRHELFNGVDEADLKVCMRVHGHILANLEKS; via the coding sequence ATGCCGTTAACCGATCAACACCGCTTTGGCATGCAGCTGGCCCAGATGTCTCGTGGCTGGCGTGCCGAACTGGACCGCCGACTGGCTGGCCTGGGTCTGTCCCAGGCGCGCTGGCTGGTGCTGCTGCACCTGGCACGCTTCGAGAATGCCCCCACCCAACGCGAACTGGCGCAAAGCGTCGGCGTCGAAGGGCCCACCCTGGCTCGATTGCTCGACAGCCTGGAAAGTCAGGGCCTGGTGCAGCGCCAATCCGTGCTGGAAGACCGTCGGGCGAAAAAAATCGTTCTTTGTGCCCCGGCCCGGCCCTTGATCGAACAAATTGAAACCATTGCCACGCAATTGCGCCACGAACTGTTCAATGGCGTCGATGAGGCGGATTTGAAGGTCTGCATGCGAGTCCACGGGCACATCCTGGCCAACCTGGAAAAATCTTGA
- the recQ gene encoding DNA helicase RecQ encodes MLEQAQRVLKDIFGYDSFRGRQGAIIERVASGGDALVLMPTGGGKSLCFQVPALLREGLAVVVSPLIALMDDQVATLEELGVAAAALNSTLSAEQQRDLAARIKRGEVKMLYLAPERLVQPRMLAFLQSLEIALFAIDEAHCVSQWGHDFRREYLQLGQLAELFPNVPRIALTATADKRTREEIVDRLHLQDAERFLSSFDRPNIFYRIVPKEQPRKQLLAFLTERRSDAGIVYCLSRKKVDEVAVFLSEQGFPALPYHAGLPNDTRAHHQKRFLNEEGLIMVATVAFGMGIDKPNVRFVAHLDLPKSLEAYYQETGRGGRDGLPADAWMAYGLQDVVMLKQMLQNSEGDERHKRLEQHKLDAMLSLCEETRCRRQTLLAYFDEDMPEPCGHCDNCVDGVQTWDATEPARQALSAIYRTGQRYGVGHLVDVLLGKDNEKVRSFGHQHLSVYGVGKAMGESEWRSLFRQLVARGLADIDLEGYGGLRLSDTCRPLLKGEVTLELRRDLKPQTTAKSSKSQASQLVRGEEREQWEALRALRRKLAEEHGVPPYVIFPDSTLLEMLRSQPTSLAEMATVSGVGARKLERYGEAFLEVLGGQVEAPKVVADVRHELITLARAGMTPLQIAGQLQCSEKNVYAMLAEAIGKQQLSLEQALDLPEELMGEVQDAFLDGEGELPPVSEVAALFAGRVPEGVLYCVRAALQSEFEV; translated from the coding sequence ATGCTCGAACAGGCTCAACGCGTCCTCAAGGACATCTTCGGCTACGACAGTTTCCGTGGCCGTCAGGGTGCAATCATTGAGCGCGTGGCCAGTGGCGGCGACGCCCTGGTGCTGATGCCTACCGGTGGCGGCAAATCCTTGTGCTTCCAGGTGCCGGCATTGCTGCGCGAGGGCCTGGCGGTGGTGGTGTCACCGCTGATCGCGCTGATGGACGATCAGGTCGCCACCCTCGAAGAGCTGGGCGTCGCCGCGGCGGCGTTGAACTCCACGTTGAGCGCTGAGCAACAGCGTGATCTGGCGGCGCGGATCAAGCGCGGCGAGGTGAAAATGCTCTACCTGGCGCCCGAGCGCCTGGTTCAGCCGCGCATGCTGGCCTTCCTGCAAAGCCTGGAAATTGCCCTGTTCGCCATCGACGAAGCGCATTGCGTGTCCCAGTGGGGCCACGACTTCCGTCGGGAATACCTGCAACTGGGCCAGTTGGCGGAATTGTTCCCCAACGTTCCGCGCATTGCCCTGACCGCCACCGCCGACAAGCGCACCCGCGAAGAAATCGTCGATCGCCTGCATTTGCAGGATGCCGAGCGCTTCCTGTCCAGTTTCGACCGCCCCAATATTTTCTATCGCATCGTGCCCAAGGAACAACCGCGCAAGCAGTTGCTGGCGTTCCTCACCGAGCGGCGCAGCGATGCCGGTATCGTTTACTGCCTGTCGCGCAAAAAGGTTGATGAAGTAGCGGTGTTCCTCAGCGAGCAAGGTTTCCCGGCGCTGCCGTACCACGCCGGTCTGCCCAACGACACCCGGGCTCACCACCAGAAGCGCTTCCTCAACGAGGAAGGGCTGATCATGGTAGCCACCGTGGCGTTCGGCATGGGCATCGACAAACCTAACGTACGTTTTGTCGCGCACCTCGATTTGCCGAAATCCCTTGAGGCCTACTACCAGGAAACCGGTCGCGGCGGTCGTGATGGCCTGCCGGCGGATGCCTGGATGGCGTACGGCCTGCAAGACGTGGTGATGCTCAAGCAGATGCTGCAAAACTCCGAAGGCGACGAGCGCCACAAGCGTCTGGAGCAGCACAAGCTCGACGCCATGCTCTCGCTCTGCGAAGAAACCCGCTGCCGCCGCCAGACCCTGCTTGCGTACTTCGACGAAGACATGCCCGAGCCCTGCGGCCACTGCGACAACTGCGTCGATGGCGTGCAGACCTGGGACGCCACCGAGCCGGCCCGTCAGGCACTGTCGGCGATTTACCGCACCGGCCAGCGTTATGGCGTCGGTCATCTGGTCGACGTATTGCTGGGCAAGGACAACGAAAAAGTTCGCAGCTTCGGTCATCAGCATTTGTCGGTATACGGCGTAGGCAAAGCGATGGGGGAGAGCGAATGGCGCTCCTTGTTCCGACAGCTTGTTGCCCGTGGTCTGGCAGACATCGACCTCGAAGGCTACGGCGGTCTGCGCCTGAGCGATACCTGTCGGCCGCTGCTCAAGGGCGAAGTGACCCTGGAACTGCGTCGCGACCTCAAGCCGCAAACCACCGCCAAAAGCAGCAAGAGCCAGGCCAGCCAACTGGTTCGCGGTGAAGAACGCGAACAGTGGGAAGCCTTGCGTGCCCTGCGTCGCAAATTGGCCGAGGAGCATGGCGTGCCGCCGTACGTCATCTTCCCCGACTCGACACTGTTGGAAATGCTCCGCAGCCAGCCGACCTCGCTGGCGGAAATGGCCACGGTCAGCGGTGTCGGCGCGCGCAAGCTGGAGCGTTACGGCGAAGCCTTCCTCGAAGTGCTCGGCGGTCAGGTCGAGGCGCCGAAAGTGGTGGCCGATGTGCGCCACGAGCTGATCACACTGGCCCGGGCCGGCATGACACCCCTGCAGATCGCCGGTCAGCTGCAATGCTCGGAAAAGAACGTCTACGCGATGCTCGCCGAGGCGATTGGCAAGCAGCAGTTGTCACTGGAACAGGCGCTGGATTTGCCTGAAGAGTTGATGGGCGAAGTCCAGGACGCTTTCCTCGACGGCGAAGGCGAGTTGCCGCCCGTGTCGGAGGTTGCCGCGCTGTTCGCAGGAAGAGTTCCGGAAGGTGTTTTGTATTGCGTTCGTGCCGCCCTTCAGTCGGAATTTGAAGTCTGA
- a CDS encoding YecA family protein, with the protein MSFAEQLTRLQVFLDADELHDEALDYVAAHGYLTALSICSESVPDREWIDALFAEEPHYADDTEREAIESTLLLLKAHIARQLASDEEFELPCDLDLGDDPDDSDLRGWCIGFMEGVFLREAAWFETAEDEVSEMLLPIMVGSGLFDEQPEFSDIAADANLMDDMIVQIPEALTALYLLCNAPDEKPAILKPRHH; encoded by the coding sequence ATGTCCTTCGCTGAGCAACTAACCCGCCTGCAAGTCTTCCTCGACGCCGACGAGCTGCATGACGAGGCGCTGGACTACGTGGCCGCCCACGGCTACCTCACCGCGCTGTCGATCTGTTCCGAGAGCGTTCCCGACCGTGAATGGATCGACGCTTTGTTCGCCGAAGAGCCGCATTACGCCGACGACACCGAGCGTGAAGCGATCGAGTCCACCCTGCTGCTGCTCAAGGCGCACATCGCCCGCCAACTGGCGTCCGACGAAGAGTTCGAGCTGCCGTGCGACCTCGACCTGGGCGATGACCCGGACGATTCCGACCTGCGCGGCTGGTGCATCGGTTTCATGGAAGGCGTGTTCCTGCGCGAAGCAGCCTGGTTCGAAACCGCCGAAGACGAAGTCAGCGAAATGCTGCTGCCGATCATGGTCGGTTCGGGCCTGTTCGACGAACAGCCTGAGTTCTCCGATATCGCGGCCGACGCCAACCTGATGGATGACATGATCGTGCAGATCCCGGAAGCCCTGACCGCGCTGTACCTGCTGTGCAACGCGCCAGACGAAAAACCGGCGATTCTCAAGCCACGTCACCACTAA
- a CDS encoding YbaN family protein, giving the protein MDNPIGNRPLMLRYVLLAIGWLSVALGVIGIFLPVLPTTPFLLLAAACFARSSPRFYQWLVEHPRLGPWVRDYLSGNGIPLKGKVYALGLMWTSILLSCYLVPLPWARGFMLTSAVLVTVYILKQKTLHKP; this is encoded by the coding sequence ATGGACAACCCCATAGGCAACCGCCCCCTGATGTTGCGCTACGTGCTGCTGGCCATCGGCTGGCTGAGCGTAGCGCTGGGGGTGATCGGGATTTTCCTGCCGGTGCTGCCCACTACACCGTTCCTGTTGCTGGCGGCCGCCTGTTTCGCCCGCAGCTCGCCGCGTTTCTATCAGTGGCTGGTGGAACATCCACGGCTTGGGCCGTGGGTTCGTGACTATCTGAGTGGCAACGGTATTCCGCTCAAGGGCAAGGTCTACGCCCTCGGGTTGATGTGGACGAGCATCCTGCTTTCCTGCTACCTGGTGCCCCTGCCGTGGGCGCGGGGGTTCATGCTGACCAGTGCAGTGCTGGTGACGGTATACATCCTCAAGCAGAAAACCCTGCATAAACCCTGA
- the lapG gene encoding cysteine protease LapG has protein sequence MSRSPRSPGWSTLRLRFGGWLLLTNFLLAGLGSVWADWDFAQILQTAEKRYGPLGPARGRIEAWSQMLQSELNQPEREQLNAVNRFFNQQLSFQDDTRIWRQTDYWATPVESLMKAAGDCEDYALAKYFSLRHLGIPSEKLRITYVKALTQNQAHMVLTFYSSPTADPLVLDNLIGEIRPASQRKDLLPVYAFNAEGLYLPGAKGGERSSDSKKLSRWQDVLKKMQFEGFAVGEG, from the coding sequence ATGTCCCGCAGTCCGCGTAGTCCAGGATGGTCAACGCTCCGACTTCGGTTCGGCGGATGGCTGCTGCTGACGAATTTTCTGCTGGCAGGGTTGGGCAGCGTCTGGGCCGACTGGGACTTTGCTCAGATTCTGCAAACGGCCGAAAAACGCTACGGCCCCCTTGGCCCGGCCCGGGGACGGATCGAGGCCTGGAGTCAAATGCTGCAAAGCGAACTCAACCAGCCTGAGCGCGAACAACTGAACGCGGTCAATCGCTTCTTCAATCAACAACTGAGTTTTCAGGACGACACGCGCATCTGGCGTCAGACCGATTACTGGGCCACACCAGTGGAATCCTTGATGAAAGCCGCAGGCGACTGTGAGGATTACGCCTTGGCGAAATATTTCAGCTTGCGCCACCTCGGAATTCCCAGCGAGAAACTGCGCATCACCTACGTCAAGGCCCTGACCCAGAACCAGGCGCACATGGTGTTGACCTTCTACAGCAGCCCAACGGCCGATCCGCTGGTGCTGGACAATTTGATCGGCGAGATCCGCCCCGCTTCCCAACGCAAAGACCTGTTGCCGGTGTACGCCTTCAACGCCGAAGGCCTGTACTTGCCGGGAGCCAAGGGTGGCGAACGTAGCAGCGACTCGAAAAAACTGTCGCGCTGGCAAGACGTGTTGAAAAAGATGCAATTTGAAGGGTTCGCCGTGGGCGAAGGCTAG